One part of the Dioscorea cayenensis subsp. rotundata cultivar TDr96_F1 chromosome 2, TDr96_F1_v2_PseudoChromosome.rev07_lg8_w22 25.fasta, whole genome shotgun sequence genome encodes these proteins:
- the LOC120272581 gene encoding uncharacterized protein LOC120272581: MPLDNREDLIFNNLLESHGFCSASVRSLFGNNFNWNNIENLNIIEEGPNLWVWRYHSCKASIASSVYDHVSNSNTTEASWLGWSIIWKLPTLSRVKVFLWKLAHGRLSTGGYLFQLNIGPRTTCPLCGLTDETTEHLIWNYSKISQCWHEVFARIGWNQNDILTLSSGSWLLKNIHGRDLDLRAKALIAAIAWLIWKSRCKLIFNNQPINFSSIVPNAWNLYCNRPTFTFREFPRTSQSNNSIKIFTDASWCMESRLAGLGFIIISNVNQILIAGAIAAVATSPIMAEIVAINLALQLCISNDWLPSSLFCDCAGIAQLLKNFNACTAWHIKEEYQLLKQNLGFFPYLFIETIPREDNAIADALASFGRNCSQLSLFFQGLDRPHWLDDLCNRHHLFF, encoded by the coding sequence ATGCCTTTGGATAATCGTGAGGATTTAATATTCAATAATCTCTTAGAGTCTCATGGGTTCTGTTCTGCTTCCGTCAGAAGCTTGTTTGGTAATAACTTTAATTGGAACAATATTGagaatttaaatatcattgagGAGGGCCCTAATCTTTGGGTTTGGAGATATCATTCTTGCAAAGCTTCTATTGCCTCTTCAGTCTATGATCATGTTTCAAATTCTAATACTACTGAAGCCTCTTGGTTGGGCTGGTCGATTATCTGGAAACTGCCTACCCTTTCCCGTGTCAAGGTCTTTCTTTGGAAGCTTGCACATGGGAGACTTTCCACTGGGGGCTACTTATTCCAGCTCAACATTGGCCCCAGAACTACTTGCCCTTTGTGTGGACTCACTGATGAAACTACTGAGCATCTGATTTGGAATTACTCCAAAATCAGTCAATGTTGGCATGAAGTGTTTGCCAGGATCGGTTGGAATCAGAATGATATTCTTACTCTTAGCTCTGGCAGCTGGCTTTTAAAGAATATCCATGGGAGAGATCTTGACCTCCGAGCTAAGGCTCTTATCGCTGCTATTGCCTGGCTCATCTGGAAGTCCAGATGCAAGCTTATTTTCAACAATCAACCTATCAACTTCAGTTCGATTGTTCCTAATGCGTGGAACTTGTACTGCAATCGCCCCACATTCACTTTCAGGGAGTTTCCCAGAACTTCTCAATCAAACAattctattaaaattttcacTGATGCATCTTGGTGTATGGAATCTAGGTTGGCGGGCTTAGGTTTCATCATCATTTCTAATGTGAATCAAATTCTGATTGCAGGTGCCATTGCTGCGGTTGCTACTTCTCCCATCATGGCTGAAATCGTTGCGATCAACCTTGCTTTGCAACTCTGTATCTCGAACGATTGGCTACCTTCTAGTCTTTTCTGTGATTGTGCTGGTATTGCGCAGCTCCTGAAAAACTTCAACGCTTGTACCGCTTGGCATATCAAAGAGGAGTATCAATTGCTGAAACAGAACCTGGGTTTCTTTCCTTATCTATTCATTGAGACTATTCCTAGGGAGGATAATGCAATTGCGGATGCGCTGGCTTCTTTCGGCAGAAACTGCTCTCAACTTTCTCTGTTCTTCCAAGGCTTAGACCGACCACACTGGCTTGATGACTTGTGCAATCGgcatcatcttttcttttaa